A single region of the Montipora capricornis isolate CH-2021 chromosome 13, ASM3666992v2, whole genome shotgun sequence genome encodes:
- the LOC138030922 gene encoding uncharacterized protein — protein sequence MKVSSYITLPTELRSAKGLINIKNSDNECFRWCHIRHLNHQDKDPQRIKKSDKQHVDNLNYQGIEFPVTTKQYNKIEKQNEININVFGYEEKQKYPIYVSKEKYEDNMNLLLITENENKHYVLIKDFNKFMYNQTKHKERKHFCMYCLQCFSSERVLTDHKENCIQLNGAQAIKMPTKDDNILKFNNFHKQLPVPFVIYADFEAITEKIHGCQPNDAKSYTEAYQRHTDCGYGYKVVCCYDDKYTKPVQIYRGEKAVHKFMEKMLEEVKYCKNVMKKHFDKPLRMTKDNEDKFKKADKCHICEKEYNKTDVRVRDHCHVTGQYRGSAHQDCNLNFRITDKIPVIFHNLRGYDSHFIMQEIGETVKNHTYTNKKGEKCQMNINAIPNNMEKYMAFMLGHHLTFIDSFQFMSSSLDRLVSNLPKESLKYTSQIFENEKLDLMSRKGVYPYDFMDSFGKFNEKLPPKEEFYSILNDEHISDDQYKHAQNVWNTFNLKNMGEYHDLYLKSDILLLADVFENFRKTCLQYYKLDPCHYFTSPGLSWDAMLKMTDIKLELMTDIDMFQFIERGMRGGTSYIANRHGKANNKYMKTYDEKAPSKYIMYLDANNLYGWAMSQYLPTGGFKWMTENQINNLNLAKYKEDSKKGLILEVDLTYPKELHDLHNDYPLAPEKIKVNKDMLSNYCQEIADKFNVSTGLVNKLIPTLSNKEKLNQGPLIDVMFLTKKGKKENKNKKHYSA from the exons ATGAAAGTATCTTCTTATATAACACTACCCACAGAACTCAGAAGTGCAAAGGGATTgataaacataaaaaacagtGACAATGAATGCTTCAGATGGTGCCACATAAGACATTTGAACCACCAAGacaaagatcctcaaagaataaaaaaatcagataaacAACACGTAGACAACCTAAATTATCAAGGCATTGAATTCCCTGTGACcaccaaacagtacaacaaaatagaaaagcagAACGAGATTAACATCaatgtatttggttatgaagaaaaacagaaatatcCAATCTATGTCTCgaaagaaaagtatgaagacaatatgaatctgcttcttataacagaaaatgaaaacaagcactatgTATTGATAAAGGATTTCAACAAGTTTATGTACAATCAAACGAAGCATAAAGAGAGGAAACATTTTTGCATGTATTGTCTTCAATGCTTCAGCTCTGAAAGAGTATTAactgatcataaagaaaactgtatccAATTAAATGGAGCACAAGCaattaaaatgccaacaaaagatgataacatactaaaattcaataatttccacAAACAACTACCCGTTCCATTTGTAATATATGCAGATTTCGAagccataactgaaaaaatacatGGATGCCAACCCAATGATGCTAAATCATACACAGAGGCTTATCAGAGACACACAGACTGTGGTTATGGGTACAAggttgtttgttgttatgatgataaatacacaaaaccagtacaaatttatagaGGTGAAAAAGCTGTTCACAAGTTCATGGAAAAAAtgttagaagaagtcaaatatTGCAAGAATGTAatgaaaaaacattttgataAGCCATTGAGAATGACTAAAGATAACGAAGACAAATTCAAAAAAGCTGACAAATGCCATATATGTgaaaaagaatacaataaaactgATGTGAGAGTAAGAGATCACTGCCATGTGACTGGCCAGTACAGAGGATCCGCACATCAAGATTGCAATCTCAACTTCAGAATAACTGACAAAATTCCAGTGATATTCCACAATCTACGTGGGTATGACAGTCATTTCATAATGCAAGAGATCGGTGAGACAGTTAAAAATCATACATACACAAACAAGAAAGGTGAAAAGTGCCAAATGAATATAAATGCAATTCCCAATAACATGGAGAAATACATGGCTTTCATGCTCGGTCATCATCTGACCTTTATTGACAGTTTCCAATTCATGAGCTCAAGTCTTGACAGACTGGTCAGCAATCTACCAAAAGAATCATTGAAATACACCTCTCAAATATTTGAAAACGAAAAGCTTGATTTGATGTCTCGAAAAGGAGTATATCCATACGACTTCATGGATAGCTTCggtaaattcaatgaaaagctaccaccaaaagaagaattttacagtatattaAATGATGAGCATATCTCAGATGATCAatacaaacatgctcaaaatgtatggaacacTTTCAATCTAAAAAATATGGGTGAGTACCATGACTTATATCTCAAATCTGACATCCTTCTATTAGCTGATGTGTTTGAAAACTTTCGAAAGACATGTCTGCAATACTACAAACTAGACCCCTGTCATTATTTCACGTCTCCAGGGCTTTCATGGGatgctatgttaaagatgactgaTATCAAATTAGAGCTTATGACCGATATTGACATGTTTCAATTCATCGAAAGGGGAATGCGAGGTGGTACATCTTATATTGCCAACCGACATGGTAAAGCaaacaataaatacatgaaaacatatgatgaGAAGGCGCCCTCAAAGTATATCATGTATCTTGATGCCAACAATCTGTATGGATGGGCAATGAGTCAATATTTACCAACTGGTGGTTTCAAATGGATGACAGAAAATCAGATCAACAATCTTAACCTGGCTAAGTACAAAGAAGACAGTAAAAAGGGTTTGATACTAGAAGTCGACTTAACATATCCAAAAGAACTACATGATCTGCATAATGACTACCCACTAGCACCTGAAAAAATCAAAGTCAACAAAGATATGCTTTCTAATTATTGCCAAGAAATAGCCGATAAATTCAATGTATCAACCGGTTTGGTTAATAAACTGATACCTACattaagcaataaagaaaa GTTGAATCAAGGACCACTGATTGATGTTATGTTTCTgacaaaaaaggggaaaaaggaaaacaaaaacaaaaaacattacaGTGCTTAA